CGAGTAAAGTAAGTAGTGGTATTGCCGAGAGGCTGATATTTTCCTTCTTTTTGTTTGTCGGTGGAAACAATTGTAATCCCATTATTTGTTAGGATCGAAATCTGACGAATATTTGGTTTGACTGAGGATACATCCGCCATAAACTTTTGGAGAGATTCCACAGCCGCTTTAAACTCTGGAGATTCGCGATCTTTCGTAAAAGTGATTTCAGAATTAACGATCAGGTCTGGTAACTGCGTCATCAAAATTACATCACGCCGTTGATTATCAACCCATTGATTTACTTGAGCTTCCTTTAACGATGTGGCTACTGCGAGTCTATCAATTACTGATTTCCTCAGAGCATCACGACTGCGCGTATTTGCACTTACAGCAACGACTAAAACTGTGACAATCGACAGAACTGAAAAATATGCCACAAGTTGCAGCAGCAAGCGTTTCTTAAATTGGTTGATCATCTTCTATACTCACTTTACTAACGATTCAGAAGGGGATGATAAGCGGAGCGAAGCACCACTTAATCATTCAGATCATTTCCACTGGGTGAAAATATTCTTAATTTGGGCGATCGCTTCATTGGCGGCTTGCTCAGGCGTATTCGCACCTGTCGCTACAGATTTGATGGTTTTCCCCCATATTTGCTTTGCGCCTACTTCTGAATAAGCAGGATTCTGCGATGTATAGAAAGATTTTGTATTCTGAAATTGCTTAGTTGCTGCCAAAATATGGGGGTCTTTGGAATCTTTATAATAGGGATCTTCCAATAATTTGGGCATGGTCGGAAAATACCTTCCTCCTGCACCCTTCAAATAGGTGAGTAAATTATCAGGTTGGATAATGTGGGACAACAAATTTTTGGCAAGATCTTGCCTTGCTTTTTCCTTAGCAATATCATCCTTGTTGTCTCCAACGTTAGCACCAGCAAATATAACTGCTTGCTTCACGGCAACTAAATAGTTGAGAGGTTTGCCATCGGGTGCAAGTGACCATTCTGTTGTTACTAATTTTTTGTTGTAGACCTCCTGATCGAACTGCTGAGAAGCAGGAATAGACAAACCTGGGTTGGTAGTCATGAATGAATTGCGACTTAGAAATACTTGATTATTGTCAGCATCTGTCCATTGCACAGCCGTGGGCGGAACATGTTTACTCTTGTAAAATCCCGCATATTTTGTTAATGCGTCGATAATGCCTTGGCGATTTTTGGGATTATCAACTTGCAATTGTCCATTGTCATCCAGTAACTCAACCCCATAAGCAGTGAGAAACTGCTCAAACATGAAGATCACATCCGTACCTTCCGCAGACATGGGTAGCCCAATCCCATAGAGATCTTTTTTACCTTTGTTGTTAGCGCGGTCTTGGGCTGTTTGCCAGAACTTCCAAAATCCATCCCAATCCTTAGGAATACTAGTGTCATTCATTCCGACATCAGCAAGGAGGTCGCGCCAATAATGTAAGCCAGCCGCTAATTGGGCGATCGGTACTGCATAGTAAGCAGGCTTAGGGTTGGCACTATTCTTATAGGCAACAGCTTTAAGGGCGATCGGGCTAAATAAGTCTTTAACAGGTTCGACAACATCGGAAACATCTACTAATTTATTTTGCCATGCCAATTTTGGATAGAGGGCAAACTCGGCGGTATTACTAAATAAGATATCGGGCGGATTTCCGTTTTCAAGGGCATTTTCAGCATCACGGTTGATCGAGCCATCATTATAAAAAGTGATCTCTACCTTTGTATTATTCTTTTTTTCCCACTCCGCCACAATTTGTGAAAGAGCCTCTGTCTCAGCAGGATAGAAACTTTGAATCCACCAAACCCGAAATTTAGAACTTTTTTCGGGAGTTCGATAGTTTAAAACTGTGGAATCACTACAGGCTGCCAAACCCAAACCTGCTAGAGACAGAGATAATCGATTAAACTGACGACGAAGCATAGGTTTTTAAGATAAAAATCAAGCAAAACTGGAAATCTCAGAATTCAACATAAACATCGTAAAGCAATGTTTATGTTGAATTTTATATGACTAGTTCAACAAGGTCTGGGAGAACTATTGTCCCTATAGGAAAGGGAGCAGTTTTAGGATATTGCATCACCCTGCCTATAAATTTTACACCCGCAGCGATCGCACCTTCATAATCAGCGATCGCATCGCCAACCATCAATACGCGATCAGGCGCGAAATCATATTTCGACAAAATCCTTTGAATAATATCTCCTTTTTGGTCTGGAGAACCATGCACAGACACAAAATAATGGCTCATATTCCGACGTGACACAATCCTTTTTAACTCTTGATCGGGAGTTCCTGACGCTACAAATAGCGGGATAGATTGATAAGTATTTTCTAAAAAATCATAGGCTCCTGACACATAAACTGCATCTACTACTGCATCTTCGACATATTGCGAAAATAGATTTCCCAGTCTCAGTTCCTCTTCTTGGGTTAAAGTTTTACCCAGCAAAACTTCGTGATAATACCGAAACTTGTCAAACCTTGACACGCCTCCATGAAGTAGATGATAGGCTTTCACCTGCTCGACAATGCGATCGCCATATTCTGCGTATAAAGCACCAAAAGCTTGAGTTTTGACATCTACTGACTCCACAAGGACTCCATCAAAATCAAATACGATCGCTTCATATTTTTTAGGGATGCTTTTAGTCATGATTTCGGTCATGGTATTTTGAATCACTTGGCTAAACCTAGATTTACGAGGCTGTCAAACAGATTTTGAGAAGCTTCTTGTTCCATCTGAGTTCTCGCTTCTTTGGCGTAGGAACCCATATGAGGAGTCAAGACAACTTGAGGAAGAGAGAGTAGCTTGCCAGAATATGGTTCTTCTTCAAAAACATCAAGGGCGGCTCCCGCTAAATGACCTGACACCAAAGCCTCGTATAAAGCTTCCTCATCAACTAACCCTCCCCTAGATGCATTCACAAAAATACTGCCAGAAGGCATTTTTTGAATAAAATCGCGATTCACTAAATGATGGTTTTCGGCACTGTAGGGAATATGCAAGGTGACAACGGTTGCTCTCTCAAGAAGTTCATCTAACGATGGCAAACACATAGTATCCGCAAATAGAGAATTGCAAAAAATATCATAAGCGATTGTCTGCGCCCCAAAAGCTCCTAAAAGCTGCCCCACTCGCTTCCCAACCCTTCCGTACCCCACAATCCCTACAACTTGAGCCGCTAATAGTTTACCCATAAGAGGTTTCCAAATCCCTTGTCTCAAGCTCTGATCAGCCTCTGAAGTGCGTCTCAAAGTTGAAAGAATCAAACTCACTGTTAACTCAGCCACTGCAATCACAGGAGCGGTAGGGGTAATGTGAACTGGAATCCCCAATTCTTCAGCCGCCACGAGATCTACACTATCGGTTCCAATTCCACACCGTGAAATTACCTTTAGAGATTTTGTTGATTTTAGAACATTACGAGTCAGCGGTTCAACACCTGCGATCATGCCAACAATAGCGTCATCACTCAGTAGCTCTAAAACCTCTGTTTCCTTGAGCTTTCTACCATAGGGATTTAAAACAATTTCAAAGCCTTGGGCTTGTAAACTTTGCAATACCTGATTGCTTTTTACATCAAAAGACGAAGTACTGATTAGTAGTTTAGGCATGTTTTTATTGCTTTCTAGATTGGTCTTATCAATTCTGTCAAGAATTTTCCAGTAAGTCTACATAACTATGGCTGATATATTCAACTATTTTTCACGCAAAGATTAGATTAAACTAATGATTTTTGTTTATGGATTACATAAAAATATACCTAAAATTAAATTTTATATAGCTGAAGCCAAAGGTGGATTTTATGAAAATAGCCATAACCAAATGGGTATGGTGAACAATAAAAGAACTACTCCAAAAGCTAAGGTGGTAACCGTTAGATCGCGATCAAGATTATAGGCTTGGGCAATTACAAGGGTCGAGAAAGCTGGGGGCATGGCCATTTGTAAAACCATTGCCATCCGAGGTTCTCCCGTTACCCCAAAAAACATTAGCCCTGTACCAACCACTAATGGGGTAAATAGCATCTTAATGGATAGGCAAGTTAAGGCTCTTTTGACGTTGCGGAGAGTCTTTAATTGACTTAGCTGCATCCCAATCATCACAAGGGACAAAGTTACTGTTGTCCAAGCGATCGTACTCATCCCCGATGTAACTACTGTAGGTAAAGGGATAAATCGCATTCCCACCCCAATTGGTAAGCTCCATAAAGCGGGTGTCTTTGCCATTGACACAAATGGATTTGGTGTCTTTTGACCGCCAGACATGCTGCCATAGCGACTAGCCAGAGCGATCCCCACCGAATAAGCCGCGATCGTGGAGCCAATCAGATCATAAAACAGTGACCAAGCAAAATATTGTGGTCCCACCAGAGCCAGACTGACGGGATATCCCATAAAAGCAGTATTTCCCAAAGTCATCGCAAGTAAGAAACTCCCCTGTGTTGCCCCTGACCACGAAGTTTCATGCTCTATGGTTGCATCCATACTAGGACTTGTTTCCACATTCTTTTCTCTAGAAGTAATCCCCCTTGATAACTTACTAAATCTTTCGTCACTTACACCAAGATCGATCCAAATCCAAGCTAGTCCTGCACCGACTAAAATTGCTACCCAAGCTGTAGTTGGAGCAATCACGATCCATCCCGATAGATCCGCTTGACGCAGAAAAGAAATAATACTGATCGGAACACCCACAAACAGTAAAGCCTTACCGAGATAAGTAGTAAAGATTTTGGGGAGGAGCTTTCCTAAGACATAGCCTAAGAGAGTCCATCCAATTAATCTCACGTAGAGCATGACGAGAGGGTTTTCTAACGTGAAC
This genomic stretch from Pseudanabaena galeata CCNP1313 harbors:
- a CDS encoding ABC transporter substrate-binding protein gives rise to the protein MLRRQFNRLSLSLAGLGLAACSDSTVLNYRTPEKSSKFRVWWIQSFYPAETEALSQIVAEWEKKNNTKVEITFYNDGSINRDAENALENGNPPDILFSNTAEFALYPKLAWQNKLVDVSDVVEPVKDLFSPIALKAVAYKNSANPKPAYYAVPIAQLAAGLHYWRDLLADVGMNDTSIPKDWDGFWKFWQTAQDRANNKGKKDLYGIGLPMSAEGTDVIFMFEQFLTAYGVELLDDNGQLQVDNPKNRQGIIDALTKYAGFYKSKHVPPTAVQWTDADNNQVFLSRNSFMTTNPGLSIPASQQFDQEVYNKKLVTTEWSLAPDGKPLNYLVAVKQAVIFAGANVGDNKDDIAKEKARQDLAKNLLSHIIQPDNLLTYLKGAGGRYFPTMPKLLEDPYYKDSKDPHILAATKQFQNTKSFYTSQNPAYSEVGAKQIWGKTIKSVATGANTPEQAANEAIAQIKNIFTQWK
- a CDS encoding HAD family hydrolase translates to MTKSIPKKYEAIVFDFDGVLVESVDVKTQAFGALYAEYGDRIVEQVKAYHLLHGGVSRFDKFRYYHEVLLGKTLTQEEELRLGNLFSQYVEDAVVDAVYVSGAYDFLENTYQSIPLFVASGTPDQELKRIVSRRNMSHYFVSVHGSPDQKGDIIQRILSKYDFAPDRVLMVGDAIADYEGAIAAGVKFIGRVMQYPKTAPFPIGTIVLPDLVELVI
- a CDS encoding phosphoglycerate dehydrogenase, which produces MPKLLISTSSFDVKSNQVLQSLQAQGFEIVLNPYGRKLKETEVLELLSDDAIVGMIAGVEPLTRNVLKSTKSLKVISRCGIGTDSVDLVAAEELGIPVHITPTAPVIAVAELTVSLILSTLRRTSEADQSLRQGIWKPLMGKLLAAQVVGIVGYGRVGKRVGQLLGAFGAQTIAYDIFCNSLFADTMCLPSLDELLERATVVTLHIPYSAENHHLVNRDFIQKMPSGSIFVNASRGGLVDEEALYEALVSGHLAGAALDVFEEEPYSGKLLSLPQVVLTPHMGSYAKEARTQMEQEASQNLFDSLVNLGLAK
- a CDS encoding AEC family transporter — encoded protein: MFTLENPLVMLYVRLIGWTLLGYVLGKLLPKIFTTYLGKALLFVGVPISIISFLRQADLSGWIVIAPTTAWVAILVGAGLAWIWIDLGVSDERFSKLSRGITSREKNVETSPSMDATIEHETSWSGATQGSFLLAMTLGNTAFMGYPVSLALVGPQYFAWSLFYDLIGSTIAAYSVGIALASRYGSMSGGQKTPNPFVSMAKTPALWSLPIGVGMRFIPLPTVVTSGMSTIAWTTVTLSLVMIGMQLSQLKTLRNVKRALTCLSIKMLFTPLVVGTGLMFFGVTGEPRMAMVLQMAMPPAFSTLVIAQAYNLDRDLTVTTLAFGVVLLLFTIPIWLWLFS